The DNA sequence AGCTATGCGCGCGCTACGCTGGACGTTTGTGGGTATGTTGCTCGCAGGAAGCCTTTGGGTAGGATTCCGCCTAGGGCGATGGTGGCAACGCGGACACTTGGAAGAGGCGGTGCGCCAACAGGGGATTACTACCTTGCAGCGGGTGTCGGCTGAAGCGTTTTTGGTGGTGGGCAGTCTCGACATCGTCGCGACGGTCGAAGCCAGCAGCCATAAGCAATGGCTGGGGATTGATTTAGGAACGACCACTGCCCGCGTACGT is a window from the Rhodothermus bifroesti genome containing:
- a CDS encoding DUF4230 domain-containing protein, coding for MRALRWTFVGMLLAGSLWVGFRLGRWWQRGHLEEAVRQQGITTLQRVSAEAFLVVGSLDIVATVEASSHKQWLGIDLGTTTARVRVPGRVYYGFDVRALQPTSIRLTADRVVEVMLPPLTLYAVEPNLEAL